A portion of the Candidatus Scalindua japonica genome contains these proteins:
- a CDS encoding sulfite exporter TauE/SafE family protein: protein MEIWHIPVVFTIGILAGFINTLAGGGSLLTLPILIFLGLPTAIANGTNRIAIVVQCMSAVAGFKKKGISHFKLSLLFVIPAILGAIIGAQIAVDLSDILFKRVLAIVMLLVLGLILLDPAKRWNTNRQLRGNDPVRFGRNQLIATMIVLFFIGIYGGFIQIGVGFIIIAALTTITGFNLVVTNSHKAFIAGTYTIFALIVFAFNGKVCWSIGLCLAAGMGLGGWIGSHWAVDKGERWIRLVLTVCVIAMVIKLSGFIP from the coding sequence ATGGAAATTTGGCATATCCCTGTTGTTTTCACTATTGGTATACTGGCTGGATTCATCAACACCCTTGCGGGTGGAGGTTCGCTGCTTACCCTTCCGATACTCATTTTTCTCGGTTTACCAACAGCGATAGCAAATGGCACGAACCGTATTGCAATTGTGGTTCAGTGTATGTCTGCGGTTGCGGGATTTAAGAAGAAGGGTATTTCTCATTTTAAACTAAGCCTTTTATTTGTAATTCCTGCAATCTTAGGCGCCATCATTGGTGCTCAGATTGCGGTTGACCTTTCCGACATCTTGTTTAAAAGAGTACTTGCCATTGTTATGCTACTGGTTCTCGGGCTTATTTTGTTGGATCCTGCAAAAAGATGGAATACAAATCGGCAGTTACGCGGAAACGATCCGGTTCGTTTTGGACGCAATCAACTAATAGCGACAATGATTGTGCTCTTTTTTATTGGGATCTATGGTGGATTCATCCAGATAGGTGTTGGTTTCATAATTATTGCGGCGCTAACCACGATTACAGGATTCAATCTTGTGGTGACAAACAGCCACAAGGCATTTATTGCCGGTACCTATACGATCTTTGCATTAATAGTGTTTGCCTTCAACGGTAAGGTCTGCTGGTCAATTGGATTATGTCTGGCTGCCGGGATGGGACTTGGGGGTTGGATCGGGAGCCATTGGGCTGTTGATAAGGGTGAACGTTGGATACGATTGGTACTTACCGTCTGTGTAATAGCGATGGTAATAAAACTTTCTGGCTTCATTCCGTAA
- a CDS encoding TldD/PmbA family protein produces the protein MNNNIEEKTLELALKNSDSAEVIYEEGESRSISFENNKLKSVYTKSIRGIGLRIIKNGKIGFSSTTDFRKPEQLVANAVESAEFGQEAKFVFQQKSQLNDIKLFDEGVVNYPIEKGIQIGKDAIEKALSVNSNYECGVSIGKGVGLSRLINSSGLDVSTQSTSFGSSMDILLVKDNGLLWTGEGESSAKVVDCLEKHTTKMLHDLRLAEKEVDVSTASYPVVFTSKAIGTLLSTFETGCNGKMVQKGVSPLTGKLGQKIIDERISIYDDPTIDFADGSYVCDDEGVSSQRTPLFESGVLKNYIFDLQTAGIMNTKSTGNGTRSFASQPSPGNSNVIIEPGEMKFDDMIKDMKTGILVDQVLGGGQSNVLAGEFSVNIDLGYFVENGEIVGRVKDCMIAGNVFDVFNNIIAIGDTSDWHGSLKAPPFYFRSVNVAGNMG, from the coding sequence ATGAATAATAACATAGAAGAAAAGACACTTGAACTGGCCTTAAAAAATTCCGACTCAGCTGAGGTGATTTATGAAGAGGGAGAATCCAGATCTATCAGTTTTGAAAATAATAAATTAAAATCAGTTTATACCAAATCGATCCGAGGCATCGGTTTACGTATTATCAAAAACGGAAAAATCGGATTTTCAAGTACCACTGATTTCAGGAAGCCGGAACAACTTGTTGCAAATGCGGTTGAAAGTGCTGAGTTTGGACAGGAAGCAAAATTTGTATTTCAGCAAAAAAGCCAATTGAATGACATTAAGTTGTTTGATGAAGGCGTTGTGAACTACCCTATAGAAAAAGGCATACAAATTGGTAAAGATGCGATTGAGAAAGCCTTATCAGTAAATTCAAATTATGAATGTGGGGTCAGCATTGGAAAAGGTGTTGGTCTAAGCCGCTTAATTAACTCAAGCGGCTTAGACGTAAGCACACAATCAACCTCTTTTGGTTCAAGCATGGATATCTTACTTGTTAAAGATAACGGATTATTATGGACTGGAGAAGGTGAGAGTTCCGCTAAAGTAGTTGACTGTCTTGAAAAACATACAACAAAAATGCTTCATGATCTAAGGCTGGCAGAGAAGGAAGTTGACGTATCTACTGCCAGTTATCCGGTTGTCTTTACTTCCAAGGCTATCGGGACTTTATTATCAACATTTGAAACCGGTTGTAATGGAAAAATGGTGCAGAAAGGCGTCTCCCCGTTGACTGGCAAACTGGGCCAGAAAATTATAGATGAAAGGATCAGCATTTATGACGATCCAACTATTGACTTTGCTGATGGTAGCTATGTTTGTGATGATGAAGGAGTCTCTTCACAGCGGACCCCGCTTTTTGAATCAGGTGTACTTAAAAATTATATATTTGACTTACAAACTGCCGGTATTATGAATACAAAGTCTACTGGAAATGGAACAAGAAGTTTTGCATCTCAACCTTCCCCGGGAAACTCTAATGTTATTATAGAGCCAGGAGAAATGAAATTTGATGATATGATCAAAGATATGAAGACTGGAATACTGGTTGACCAGGTCCTTGGAGGAGGTCAAAGTAACGTCCTTGCCGGAGAGTTTTCTGTAAACATAGATTTAGGATATTTTGTAGAAAACGGAGAAATCGTTGGAAGGGTGAAAGATTGTATGATTGCCGGAAATGTCTTTGATGTATTTAATAACATAATAGCTATTGGTGATACATCCGATTGGCATGGATCACTGAAAGCACCACCCTTTTATTTCAGGTCTGTAAATGTTGCTGGAAATATGGGCTGA
- a CDS encoding PilT/PilU family type 4a pilus ATPase, translating to MNIEDLLKLMVEKGASDIYITAGIAPAFRVEGQTESDLGEPLTPEDTERIAFSIMSEKQKATFLENKEMNLALAPSSEGRFRVNIFYQMNNIGLVVRQIKTPIQSFSDLGLPSVLEDISMTKRGLVIVVGATGSGKSTTLSAMIDHRNSSSSGHIITVEDPIEFVHQHKQSIVTHREVGIDTNSFSEALKNTLRQAPDVILIGEIRDTETMEAAITFAETGHLCLATLHANNANQSIERIINFFPAERHEQIYLLLSLNLRSIISQRLIPAVEEKRVAALEVLMDTPRIKDLILKKEIGLLKEAMKQGEQEGMQTFDQAIYNFYVQGKIDYKTAIAYADSANDLRLRIKFDTPGHEEEGKNKPIFKIREQ from the coding sequence ATGAATATAGAAGATCTTTTAAAATTAATGGTAGAAAAGGGAGCCTCCGATATTTATATAACGGCGGGAATTGCGCCTGCCTTCAGGGTGGAGGGCCAGACTGAATCTGATTTGGGAGAACCATTGACACCGGAAGACACAGAGAGGATTGCTTTTTCAATAATGAGTGAAAAGCAGAAAGCGACCTTTCTTGAAAACAAGGAGATGAACCTTGCTTTGGCTCCGTCTTCAGAAGGTCGTTTTAGAGTGAATATATTTTATCAGATGAATAATATCGGGCTTGTTGTTCGTCAGATAAAAACCCCAATTCAGTCTTTTAGTGACCTGGGACTTCCTTCAGTCTTAGAAGATATTTCAATGACAAAAAGAGGGTTGGTTATAGTAGTCGGGGCGACAGGGTCCGGTAAGTCCACCACTCTGTCAGCAATGATTGACCATAGAAACAGTAGTTCATCAGGACACATTATAACAGTAGAAGATCCTATAGAATTTGTGCATCAGCATAAACAGTCCATTGTTACCCATCGGGAAGTGGGGATTGATACAAATTCATTTTCGGAAGCTTTAAAAAATACATTGAGGCAGGCCCCTGATGTCATCCTCATAGGCGAGATACGTGACACAGAAACAATGGAGGCCGCCATAACCTTTGCTGAAACCGGCCATCTCTGCCTTGCCACTCTTCATGCAAACAATGCCAATCAGTCCATAGAACGTATAATAAACTTTTTCCCTGCTGAAAGACATGAGCAGATATATCTGCTTCTTTCGCTTAATCTCAGAAGTATTATTTCCCAGAGACTTATACCCGCAGTTGAAGAGAAGAGGGTAGCCGCACTGGAGGTCCTTATGGATACGCCCAGGATTAAGGACCTGATCCTGAAAAAAGAGATTGGTCTGCTTAAAGAAGCCATGAAACAAGGCGAGCAGGAAGGCATGCAGACATTTGACCAGGCCATCTATAACTTCTATGTGCAGGGAAAGATTGATTATAAGACCGCAATAGCATACGCGGACAGTGCAAATGACTTACGTTTAAGAATTAAATTTGATACTCCCGGTCATGAGGAAGAGGGAAAAAATAAACCTATTTTTAAAATCAGAGAACAATAA
- a CDS encoding type IV pilus twitching motility protein PilT — MDISEILTFAKEQGASDLHISSGEPPMVRIDGDIQKVDMPSLPQDEVHSMLYDILNDQQRKVFEGEKEIDFALDIKGIARYRINAFYQSRGEAIVFRTIPTKVMTLKELGLPDVLADLTKKTKGLVLVTGPTGSGKSTTLAAMMDFINRNEKAHILTIEDPIEFVYESELSLINQRELGLNTHSFAKALRSALREDPDVILVGEMRDLETISLAMTAAETGHLVFGTLHTSSAAKTVDRVIDVFPPEQQNQIRSMFSESILAVVTQNLLKKKEGKGRIAALEILTGTPAVRNLIREGKIAQIPGMMQTGKQFGMQTMDATLAKLYKQGVVSLETVTPYLTNPSALSSYGM, encoded by the coding sequence ATGGATATTAGTGAAATTCTTACTTTTGCAAAAGAACAGGGCGCTTCTGACCTGCACATAAGCTCTGGAGAACCGCCGATGGTCAGGATTGATGGTGATATCCAGAAGGTAGATATGCCTTCCCTGCCCCAAGATGAAGTCCATTCAATGCTCTATGATATTCTCAATGACCAGCAGCGTAAGGTTTTCGAGGGAGAAAAAGAGATAGACTTTGCTTTGGACATCAAGGGAATTGCCCGTTACAGAATAAATGCGTTTTATCAGTCCAGAGGCGAAGCGATAGTTTTCAGGACTATTCCAACAAAGGTCATGACGCTGAAAGAATTAGGGCTACCCGATGTACTTGCTGATCTGACAAAAAAAACCAAGGGCCTTGTTCTGGTAACAGGCCCCACAGGGTCCGGTAAATCAACAACACTGGCAGCTATGATGGATTTTATAAACCGAAATGAAAAGGCACACATCTTAACTATTGAAGACCCCATAGAGTTTGTTTATGAATCTGAGCTTAGCCTCATAAACCAGAGAGAGCTTGGTCTCAATACGCATAGTTTTGCCAAAGCACTCCGTTCTGCTTTAAGAGAAGACCCTGATGTTATTCTGGTTGGTGAAATGAGGGACTTGGAAACAATTTCCTTAGCGATGACTGCTGCTGAAACAGGCCATCTGGTCTTTGGTACATTGCACACCTCCAGTGCGGCTAAAACGGTAGACAGAGTAATAGATGTTTTCCCTCCGGAACAACAGAACCAGATAAGATCTATGTTCTCTGAATCCATCCTGGCAGTTGTCACCCAGAATCTACTGAAAAAGAAGGAGGGTAAAGGCAGGATTGCGGCTTTAGAGATATTAACAGGAACACCCGCTGTAAGAAATCTCATACGAGAAGGTAAAATAGCCCAGATACCCGGAATGATGCAGACAGGAAAACAGTTTGGAATGCAGACAATGGATGCAACACTCGCGAAACTTTATAAACAGGGTGTGGTTTCACTGGAGACCGTAACCCCTTATCTAACCAATCCATCCGCCCTCTCTTCATACGGTATGTAG
- a CDS encoding GspE/PulE family protein: MIQNEAKKESRVKLADILVSEGVITEEDLKKCLDEQKKSEVPFEQAALTTGLATRESIANALGNYYDVPYVDLDNYDIDTNILKVVSERLARKYKFLPLFKITNNLTIAISDPRNLYGIDEIRDILDCDIGVTVSSESQILQSLDKYYGSTVEDLTDVVDDIVQNEFEGFDEDVEVEKIKEVDLETVSEEALERSPIVKLLNTILHRAIREGVSDIHIQHEEDSMLIRYRLDGILYHASTLPKKLRNTLVSRIKVIAGMNIAESRLPQDGRFKVKISGREFDFRVSTMPTVFGECVVMRILDKRTASMRLEQLGFTTESLERYQSFIDRPNGIVLITGPTGSGKTTTLYASLNRINSPEKNIITVEDPVEYHLNLIRQTQINTKAGVTFAYAMRSILRQDPDVIMIGEMRDRETAEIAIQAAMTGHLVFSTLHTNDAPGAISRLIDMGVEPFLIASSVIGIVAQRLVRANCKYCTETYVPDEKLLTGARLHDKTDITFSKGKGCERCRKSGYKGRLGLYETLAVDNQIRDLIIRQETPHVIAKSARETQGFKSLVDDGIDKVENGLTSLEEVFTVASSV, from the coding sequence ATGATCCAGAATGAAGCCAAAAAGGAATCAAGAGTGAAACTGGCAGATATACTGGTAAGCGAAGGTGTGATAACAGAAGAGGATCTGAAAAAATGCCTTGATGAGCAAAAAAAGTCCGAGGTTCCTTTTGAGCAGGCAGCTCTCACTACGGGCCTTGCAACGAGAGAGTCTATCGCTAATGCGTTGGGTAACTATTACGACGTCCCGTATGTGGACCTCGATAATTACGATATTGATACAAACATATTAAAGGTGGTCTCAGAGAGGTTGGCTCGTAAATATAAGTTTCTGCCGCTCTTTAAGATAACTAATAACCTGACAATCGCTATTTCTGATCCCAGGAATCTATATGGAATTGATGAAATTCGGGACATTCTGGACTGCGACATCGGAGTCACTGTTTCATCTGAGAGTCAGATACTCCAGTCTCTGGACAAGTATTATGGAAGCACTGTAGAAGATCTGACAGATGTCGTAGATGATATTGTTCAGAATGAATTTGAGGGCTTTGATGAAGATGTTGAAGTGGAGAAAATCAAGGAGGTAGACCTTGAAACAGTATCGGAGGAGGCGCTGGAAAGATCTCCTATAGTAAAACTACTTAACACAATCCTTCATCGAGCCATCAGAGAAGGAGTAAGTGATATTCATATTCAACATGAAGAGGACTCAATGCTTATCAGGTATAGATTAGATGGGATTTTATATCATGCCTCCACTCTACCGAAAAAACTTCGTAATACCCTGGTATCCAGAATAAAGGTTATTGCAGGAATGAATATTGCCGAGAGCAGGCTACCGCAGGATGGCCGGTTCAAAGTGAAAATATCCGGGCGAGAATTTGACTTTCGTGTTTCTACAATGCCGACTGTTTTTGGAGAGTGTGTAGTTATGCGTATACTTGATAAAAGGACCGCCTCTATGAGGCTGGAGCAGCTGGGTTTTACAACAGAGTCTCTTGAGAGATATCAATCATTTATTGACAGGCCAAACGGCATTGTCCTTATTACCGGACCTACAGGTAGCGGTAAAACAACGACACTGTACGCATCCCTGAATAGAATCAACTCTCCTGAAAAAAACATAATTACGGTGGAGGACCCGGTAGAGTATCATTTAAATCTTATCCGTCAGACTCAGATTAACACCAAGGCGGGTGTTACGTTTGCATACGCAATGAGGAGTATACTTCGTCAGGACCCGGACGTAATAATGATTGGAGAGATGAGAGACAGAGAGACAGCGGAGATAGCCATTCAAGCTGCAATGACCGGTCATCTGGTATTCAGTACGCTTCATACCAACGATGCTCCCGGTGCTATCAGTCGTTTAATAGATATGGGCGTTGAACCGTTTCTTATTGCATCTTCTGTAATAGGTATTGTGGCACAGAGATTAGTTAGAGCAAATTGTAAATATTGTACAGAAACTTATGTACCTGATGAAAAGCTATTGACAGGTGCAAGGCTACATGACAAAACTGACATTACTTTTTCAAAAGGGAAAGGCTGTGAACGTTGCAGGAAATCAGGATACAAGGGTAGACTTGGCCTGTACGAGACCCTCGCGGTAGATAATCAGATAAGAGATTTAATCATAAGGCAGGAGACTCCACACGTTATTGCAAAGTCAGCCAGGGAAACTCAGGGTTTTAAAAGCCTTGTAGATGATGGAATAGATAAAGTAGAAAATGGTTTAACGTCTCTGGAGGAAGTTTTTACCGTTGCATCTTCCGTATAG
- a CDS encoding tetratricopeptide repeat protein, with amino-acid sequence MQHNINSYYRKGLMRYIRESYIKQFTCYVNFIVVIAVILYFGCNISRVYAAPENVELKRTVNSKVTNSGRPGNTGIPHVASSPEDQSVDKAVYHFNLGVYYQKQGDMLRAVNEYETVLKLDSNNAEAHNNLGVIYREQNELDKAMEHYQFVVSLNPGMEEARNNLGVIYYLRGNYREAAEEYRKALELNPNNLKSLINMGLVYKTQGLTKKAIEVLEDVVAEDSFLPEAHYNLAILYEEMGHVEMAIWRYTLFLKNSTNNYSELRGIVKEHIKDLQKSGGDTLKG; translated from the coding sequence ATGCAACATAACATTAATAGTTATTACAGAAAGGGATTAATGCGTTATATACGAGAGTCGTACATAAAACAGTTTACCTGTTATGTAAACTTTATTGTGGTTATTGCGGTAATTTTATACTTTGGCTGTAATATCAGCAGGGTTTATGCCGCCCCGGAGAATGTAGAGTTGAAAAGGACCGTAAATAGTAAAGTAACTAATTCAGGAAGGCCTGGTAATACCGGAATACCACATGTTGCATCTTCACCAGAAGATCAATCCGTCGATAAGGCAGTTTATCATTTTAATCTCGGGGTTTATTACCAGAAACAGGGTGATATGTTAAGGGCTGTTAATGAATACGAAACAGTGCTGAAGCTGGACTCAAACAATGCCGAGGCACATAACAACCTGGGTGTTATTTATCGAGAACAGAATGAGCTGGATAAAGCGATGGAACATTATCAGTTTGTAGTATCATTAAATCCCGGAATGGAGGAGGCGCGTAATAACCTCGGAGTAATATATTATCTCAGAGGTAACTATAGGGAGGCTGCAGAGGAGTACCGGAAGGCGCTTGAACTCAATCCTAATAATCTGAAAAGCCTGATAAACATGGGGCTTGTCTACAAGACTCAGGGCTTAACAAAAAAAGCTATTGAAGTGTTGGAAGATGTAGTGGCGGAGGACTCTTTCCTTCCAGAAGCTCATTATAACCTGGCAATTCTTTATGAGGAGATGGGGCATGTGGAGATGGCTATATGGCGCTATACTCTTTTCCTTAAAAATTCGACAAATAATTATTCTGAATTAAGAGGAATAGTAAAAGAGCATATTAAAGATCTGCAAAAGTCTGGTGGAGATACACTAAAAGGATAA
- a CDS encoding secretin and TonB N-terminal domain-containing protein, with the protein MKNIILAMIIVSIIAGCATTKEELKKMPVSQLVPEKRGNLSTLDELPVTQMLEEVKEREKLFSLSVKDMALKDVLYVLSEELPEYNVIVDPDASGKITASFKNLPLDKTLEILLRPLGLEYTIEDNILRVSQPRMLTRTFEFIYSTSTRKSKSSVLAVTGAGGEENDSASYGYIETEESVDVWGELESGIRSLMSSDTGKLLINKRVGYIRVTDYRPNMNEIEEYINIFKSSVKTQIHIRAKLLEVTLKAGNEFGINWAATLQSIGPFSGKTNPLNIVQSFAPRLGQTTTPTGESRPGDVAELFQIGKSDGDFNYLLTALKSQGDITVLSAPEVSILNGQKAILSSVTQDVYFETQQSAGGAGGVITTTMAKPFNFGVYLDVTPHVDSNGMITMEVHPSVSSFIALRTSGTAARPAIDTRETETVVTIKNGETILIAGLMKNDVKENQSKTPVLGDIPVAGKAFRRETRSNIKTELVILITPTIVGPRAKDFGSIRSKYSMVKKPFSR; encoded by the coding sequence ATGAAAAATATTATTTTAGCAATGATTATTGTATCCATTATTGCCGGATGTGCTACCACTAAAGAAGAGCTGAAAAAAATGCCGGTCAGTCAGTTAGTCCCTGAAAAAAGAGGCAACCTTTCTACTCTGGATGAACTGCCTGTAACTCAAATGCTGGAAGAGGTAAAAGAGAGAGAGAAGCTGTTTAGCTTATCGGTTAAGGATATGGCACTAAAGGACGTTCTCTATGTGTTGTCCGAAGAGTTACCGGAATATAATGTTATTGTAGACCCTGATGCCTCTGGCAAAATAACTGCATCATTCAAGAATCTGCCGCTTGACAAGACCCTTGAAATCTTGCTGAGACCATTAGGGCTTGAGTACACTATTGAAGACAATATTCTCAGGGTTTCACAGCCAAGAATGTTAACACGTACCTTTGAATTTATTTACAGCACTTCTACCAGGAAATCCAAAAGCTCGGTCCTGGCTGTCACAGGGGCCGGAGGAGAGGAAAATGATAGTGCAAGTTATGGCTATATTGAGACTGAAGAATCTGTAGATGTATGGGGAGAACTTGAATCAGGGATCAGGTCACTTATGAGTAGTGATACGGGAAAATTGTTAATAAACAAGAGAGTGGGTTACATAAGAGTTACTGACTATCGGCCAAATATGAATGAGATAGAGGAATACATAAACATTTTCAAGTCATCAGTTAAGACACAGATACATATCAGGGCAAAGTTGCTGGAAGTTACCCTTAAAGCGGGTAATGAATTTGGAATTAACTGGGCGGCGACGCTTCAATCTATAGGGCCGTTTTCGGGTAAAACCAACCCTTTGAACATTGTACAGAGTTTTGCCCCACGGTTAGGCCAGACAACAACCCCGACCGGCGAGTCAAGACCGGGTGACGTGGCGGAGCTGTTTCAGATAGGGAAGAGTGATGGTGACTTTAATTATCTCTTAACGGCGCTGAAATCACAGGGAGATATCACCGTCCTTTCAGCCCCTGAGGTTTCTATTTTGAATGGACAGAAGGCCATCCTGAGCAGCGTTACTCAGGATGTATATTTTGAGACCCAGCAGAGTGCAGGAGGAGCGGGCGGCGTCATTACCACTACAATGGCAAAGCCGTTTAACTTCGGAGTATATCTTGATGTTACGCCACACGTGGATTCGAATGGAATGATTACAATGGAAGTACACCCAAGCGTGTCCTCATTTATTGCCCTCCGGACTTCCGGAACAGCCGCAAGGCCCGCTATTGACACGAGAGAGACGGAGACGGTAGTTACCATTAAAAATGGAGAGACAATCCTGATAGCAGGTTTGATGAAGAATGATGTAAAGGAGAACCAGTCTAAAACTCCTGTTCTCGGTGATATTCCGGTTGCCGGAAAAGCCTTTCGAAGAGAAACAAGATCAAATATTAAAACAGAGCTGGTGATACTTATTACACCTACTATTGTTGGCCCCAGAGCAAAGGATTTTGGTTCTATCAGGTCAAAATATTCGATGGTGAAGAAACCATTTTCCAGGTAA
- the pilM gene encoding type IV pilus assembly protein PilM produces the protein MLKNKMFSSISKKSKGKRLIGLDIGNYSVKALGVNVNGTDQKIECLAISEVPVEARQNGRNPEVLTGLIKNCLAEGRIVDKDVVIMVSGSQVFIRRITLPPMPEEELDEVVPFEVQKYVSIPVDKMAMDYMIVGEKNEDGVNKLDVILVAAPKELVEQEFSIARAAGLKPVAVTVAPLVQWKTLALRNNDERDKVSAMVDIGYERTVISFFNNGVLEFTRTINLGGNDVTKSLISAPISESGKDLHTLSYDDADALKREYGFPSPTERKTTEGGIQLSQLSMLMMPVLEKLLSEIRTSFDFYTTEFHISNVEKISMSGGGCELQGLRVFLSSELGIEVESANPIHGAEYADGISEEITTASPSALVTVYGLAVWNKEELNLLHGKKKNENKSVASITALTVPSGVAAMVMFFLYLNISGGMVNARSELEGRKKELSSLAPANTRVLLLSSKKRKLLAERDLYPQVLREDIDTSIILKEIRLHTADNIRLEYIRFLSESSTEEKKKIMVTGTAFFLDKRGSAISEFMTALEDSIQFDDVRLIYLEQDKDYTSEGLKFQISCLSNTI, from the coding sequence ATGTTAAAAAATAAAATGTTCTCTTCAATTTCAAAGAAAAGTAAAGGAAAACGTCTGATAGGTCTGGATATAGGCAACTATTCCGTAAAGGCCTTAGGAGTAAACGTCAACGGAACGGACCAGAAAATAGAGTGCCTGGCAATATCAGAAGTACCTGTAGAAGCAAGGCAGAACGGAAGGAATCCGGAGGTACTGACCGGGTTAATAAAAAATTGCCTGGCGGAAGGACGCATTGTGGACAAAGATGTTGTTATTATGGTATCAGGGTCTCAGGTTTTCATCCGACGTATTACCTTGCCTCCAATGCCAGAAGAAGAGCTGGATGAAGTAGTGCCTTTTGAGGTGCAGAAATATGTATCCATCCCCGTCGACAAAATGGCTATGGATTATATGATTGTAGGGGAAAAGAATGAGGATGGTGTAAATAAGCTGGATGTCATCCTGGTTGCTGCTCCCAAAGAGTTAGTAGAGCAGGAGTTCTCTATTGCTCGTGCTGCCGGCTTGAAGCCTGTTGCGGTCACTGTTGCCCCATTAGTACAATGGAAAACGCTTGCACTACGTAATAATGATGAAAGAGATAAAGTTAGCGCCATGGTGGATATTGGTTATGAGAGGACTGTCATTAGTTTCTTTAATAATGGAGTACTCGAATTTACCAGGACTATTAATCTGGGAGGTAATGATGTAACAAAATCACTGATATCAGCGCCGATAAGCGAAAGCGGGAAAGATCTGCATACGCTATCATATGACGATGCAGACGCCCTGAAGCGAGAATACGGATTTCCCTCTCCAACAGAAAGGAAAACGACAGAAGGTGGTATACAGTTGTCACAACTTTCCATGCTGATGATGCCTGTTTTAGAAAAGCTGTTGAGTGAAATCAGGACGAGTTTCGATTTTTATACAACTGAATTCCATATATCTAACGTAGAAAAAATAAGTATGTCGGGTGGAGGTTGTGAGTTGCAAGGCCTAAGGGTCTTCCTGTCAAGTGAGCTTGGTATAGAAGTAGAATCGGCCAATCCCATCCATGGTGCAGAATATGCGGATGGAATATCTGAAGAAATTACTACAGCGAGCCCCTCGGCTCTGGTTACAGTGTATGGTTTGGCCGTGTGGAATAAAGAAGAGTTGAATCTCTTACACGGAAAGAAAAAGAACGAGAACAAGAGTGTCGCCTCTATTACAGCCTTAACGGTCCCCAGCGGTGTAGCTGCCATGGTAATGTTTTTTCTCTATTTAAACATATCCGGAGGAATGGTTAATGCCAGATCTGAATTGGAAGGTAGAAAGAAGGAGTTGTCGTCTCTGGCTCCCGCAAATACACGTGTGCTTCTGCTGAGTTCTAAAAAAAGAAAATTACTGGCAGAAAGAGACTTATACCCTCAAGTGCTTAGAGAAGATATAGATACCTCTATAATACTAAAAGAGATAAGGCTGCATACCGCAGACAATATACGACTGGAATATATTCGCTTTCTCTCCGAATCATCTACAGAAGAAAAGAAGAAGATAATGGTAACGGGTACAGCATTTTTTCTGGATAAAAGAGGCTCTGCAATTTCAGAATTTATGACTGCCCTTGAAGATTCTATTCAATTTGATGACGTACGGCTTATCTACCTGGAACAAGACAAAGATTATACATCTGAAGGTCTGAAATTTCAGATAAGTTGTCTATCTAATACTATATAG
- a CDS encoding PulJ/GspJ family protein, which translates to MQINRKHKCQHTQDGEAGFTLMEMIIVVVIASILGTFVFGVLTKSLSAQIAMQKKKERNDDAIMVMEKISREVKEAKTINNTATNQLIFEKNVTSSLDGNLFVKFIRNTSTNELRRQSSTTYGGLPGNDTSGDVIAEHVTTFIADAVPQYGSSVDAIIIDLVLDGGSNWNTKIYPRNYGL; encoded by the coding sequence ATGCAAATTAATAGAAAACATAAATGTCAACATACTCAAGATGGAGAGGCTGGTTTCACTCTGATGGAGATGATTATAGTGGTTGTAATTGCCTCTATACTCGGGACTTTTGTTTTTGGGGTCCTTACCAAAAGTTTGAGCGCGCAAATTGCCATGCAGAAGAAAAAAGAGAGAAATGATGATGCCATCATGGTAATGGAAAAGATAAGTAGAGAGGTAAAAGAGGCAAAAACCATAAATAATACAGCAACAAATCAACTAATATTTGAAAAAAATGTTACTTCAAGTTTGGACGGAAACCTGTTTGTAAAATTTATTCGGAATACATCCACTAATGAACTGAGAAGGCAGAGCTCTACAACTTATGGAGGTCTTCCTGGCAACGATACTTCAGGCGATGTTATAGCGGAACATGTTACAACCTTCATTGCCGATGCTGTGCCGCAATATGGCAGCAGTGTTGACGCAATTATCATAGATCTGGTACTTGACGGCGGCTCTAATTGGAATACAAAAATTTATCCCAGGAACTATGGTCTTTAG